The sequence AGAcgtgtgtctggatacttctgtctaCAAAGTGGAGACATACAACGGCTCAGAGGTAAAGTCCCAGCAAAGCAAGTTTTACTTAATGGGGTCTGGATTTGACCAAGAACTCGTTTCTGTCACCCTCCACACCAGATGATCacagctccctctctctctcagacttACCTGTAGCTGCTGGAAGTCGACATCACCTCTTTAATCTGCCTGTTGAGAGCGtctgcagctgctctgccttTCCTCTGCTCGGCGCTCGCATCTGCAGGCATGTGCGTCTTTTCGCCcgcttctctctctgttgactTTTCCCTCTTGGCGCCTTTCTTCGCCCCCTCCTTCGAGTCCTTCTCTTGCATCTTCTCCTCTATCTCGCTCTTCTCAACGCCGCTCTCGGCCTCGGTTGCCGTGGGCTCCACTTTACCGCTCCATGCGCTCCGCTCCGGCCCAGCGGAGGTAGCGGTGGGGCTCGGTTTAGGGATCCAGGGGTGGTCGTGCTTCTTCGGTATAGGCCACGGCTTGTAATCCTTCTGATACTGAGTTTCGTTATTGAACGGGGTCGGCGAGCGTTGATACTCATTTCTGGGTTTGCAGCTGGGCTCGGGACGCACTCTCCACGCCTTAAAGTCTTGGCGCATGACGGACGCAGTAGAGCCATCTTTGCCCGCTGCGGCACCCGTCGCGGGCGGTGCCTTCCCTGCCTCCTGCTCGCCGGGATGGGGCTGGGTTTCTATGGTTATGGCACCGGCCCTCTTCTGTTTCGGCTGCGGGTGATGGGGAAGATGCTGCACGTCGGCCACATCCGAATATTTGGTGAAAACCAAAGGCACCGCGATGTCCGCTTTGTCCAGCTCGGTCCAGAAGCGGTTGATGCAGCAAGCACGCGTAATGCACGGCCATGCCATGATGATAAATACTAGGAGGCTGACGGGACAAAAGATGCAAAGAAAACTCTAAATCAGGGAAGATCGTGTTAATTAAACGTCCTACTCACGACTCGAAGACTTGATAGCGCTCGGTCTTTCACCCTGCCACCCTCCCAGTTTTCGTCCGGTCAGGTTTAGTCCTCCTTCCAGCTTTATGTAACGGGGGATATCTCACCAATCTTTTCTCGAGACTGAGGAAGTggatccccccccccacacgcctccttctctccctcctcctgcaggcTGTTTGCTCTTGTTGTAAGTTAAACGGACTTTGGGGTTTGCTGTGAAGTGCACATTGCCGTCTGGTTGCGCATCCCCGCGACCCCACCCACTTTCGTGTGATGCTTGGAGATGGCCGGAGTCTGCACTATGAGTTTGCACGGTGAGCCATCACCTGAGCTCGTCACCGTCTGGCcagcaaaggaggaggagacacacTTAACCCCCGCGCTGCCAAGCCACAAAACACACCAGCTTCAGACTACAGCTTTACTGCCCCCACCTTTTTTTACACTTCATGTAAACTTAATTTAAAGCTACAACTAGATGGACCAAACAATTAAGTACCATCACAACttaggaaataaaaataaagctgactcAAAGTGCCTTCATTTTGCTTTctatacaaatatttttattaccACCACATTGTAAAGAGACTGCAAAGATTTATGAAAAATCTACCAAATAAAGAATGCTTTGGGTGGCAGCAAAAAGAACCATCTTGCCATAAATAATGTCCACAGGAACATATAAGCACTGCTACATCCAATTTCCtctatttctctttctgcaCAATTACATAGTCAAGCAAGCATATCAGTACATAACAGAATGGGATTTTTATCTTATTCACTGAAAGAAATGTAAACAAGAGCTACTTTGATTGGAAcgtacatttaaaaaagatgaAGGTTCACCATACTTACCCTTTTAACCACCAAAAACGTTACACTGGCAGAAtaagctttttatttattttttaaaaaagaagtataaaaaataaaacacacacaaaaaaagatggCGTCCCATCAAGCACATATGCTGCTGATGTTGGTGCAACTGCTCCCTCTTGTGCTCTTCCTGCCTCATAGTTAACTAAAGTACTGGAGACCAGCACAGTCACTTGCTACCTGTGAACGAGCTGCTTATGGCAGttaatctgtgcaaaaaaaccccccaaaaactACAAATACTGACAGGTTATGACTGCTATCTTACATTTCTGGGCATTtagatagatagctagataTGTTATTGAtgcagagggaaattcaagattttGTCAAGTTGCAGTGTCTACTGAGTCTCAAAGAGTATTTATTTCTAGCTTTTCTACCTGCAACTTTGCTTACTTATttacaatgcaaaaataaaatgcaatatattCAAATGCACCATTATCTTTTACCACATAcattaagaaaatgtaatttttttggggggtgggggtgggggggtgataTCAGGgactgaataaaaatgacacTGATTACTTATTTACATCTGCATTCAAATGGATACTATTTATGTGTAGGtctacagaaacaaaaacaacaacaacaactaaactAAAGGAGGCTGCCTTAATGACTAACAGCACATCTGTTTGATTCATATCAGTTCGCTGCACCTTCCTCAGCCACTTCCTCAGACTCTGCCTCAGCTTCAGGATCATCCTCTGCATAAAGTCTGCAGTATTTGTCCACCATGACATCCAAGTCGTGTTTGACGTGAGTGTTAATGTTAAGCATTGCAAGACTTTTGTTCCACTGCTTGGCAGGCGTGCCGTCCAGATAAGCATGCAGCCGTTCGCTTGCTGTGTCGCTTTTGTTGCCCTCTAATTTCAGCACTGGCAAGGTAGAGAGCACCTTGAGGAAGGAGTTCACGTTGGGAAAGAACTTGACATCGGGCAGCTGAAGGGTTTCGTGGATGGTGGTGGGCAGGCGCACCTCTTTGCCCCGGTGCTTCCACTTGATTCTCCAGCAGTGAAGCTCTGCAGGAAGAGTGTCTGGGTTTGGGAGGTCATTGCGGTAAACATCTGCATAGTTCTCCTCTGTGGTGTTGAACTTCATTTGGCCCATGACGGCTGGGACCAGCGACAGACACTTGAGAGCTTTGAGGTTGGTGTCAGAGAACATCTCCTCTACCTCCTGCATGATACCATGGATAACAGGGACTGTCACATACTCCTTAAAATACGCCTCCGCTTGGACTTCACCCGCATCGGCTGCACGCTGCTTCCGAAGAAACAACCTCGGCACTTTCTCAGGAACCTCCATCACATTGGCCACATTCACAGCTTCCTCGTACCAGAACTCATGGTAGACATCAATGTTATCATTGACCTCGTTTAGTGAATGCAGGACTGCGGTTAGACTGTTGGCAGCAAAAAACACATCGAGAGTCTCTGCTTGGAGGTTCCTCCCAAAAGCACGGGTGAATGTGAGAACGTTCTTTAAAATGACGACGGTGACAATGGTCTCAAAGTCGGCCAGAGTTTCTGCGATCGAGTAAGCATCTGCAGCAACAGCCTCTGCAAACTTCCCATCGCTGTTGTCCCAAACGCTGTCcatgcacagcagcagaggcgGCAACATATCTAGCAACACGTCGAAGACATTGTGTTGCTCGGTCCATCCAGAGTCACAGGCCTGTTGTAGCGCAGTtcctttctcttcatttttctgatagTGAGTGGAGATAGCTTTCTCTAGCTCGTCCTGAGTAAACGGGGTTCTAAAGAAAGCACCAATCCTCCTCAGAGTCTCCATGACGACCTGGACATTGGGAAAAGGCAGACTGTTGGCCAGGTGGATGTTCAGCGCCATATGAGAACAAGGCATGTGCAATGCCAAGGGATACTTCTCCATCAGTAATACTGCCACAGCTTTCATTTTAGTGGTGGAAGTGCCAGTGGCCTTGTGGGCCTGACCA comes from Scatophagus argus isolate fScaArg1 chromosome 5, fScaArg1.pri, whole genome shotgun sequence and encodes:
- the map6b gene encoding microtubule-associated protein 6 homolog isoform X1, encoding MAWPCITRACCINRFWTELDKADIAVPLVFTKYSDVADVQHLPHHPQPKQKRAGAITIETQPHPGEQEAGKAPPATGAAAGKDGSTASVMRQDFKAWRVRPEPSCKPRNEYQRSPTPFNNETQYQKDYKPWPIPKKHDHPWIPKPSPTATSAGPERSAWSGKVEPTATEAESGVEKSEIEEKMQEKDSKEGAKKGAKREKSTEREAGEKTHMPADASAEQRKGRAAADALNRQIKEVMSTSSSYRTEFKAYKDVKPVKPIKAPSQYKPPVEETSLETSYSATFKGEQVKPHPTDNKVLERRRIRSLYSEPGKEPAKVDKPVSRTKPKKTPTTTTGKMVKKSKEKQIASSQSAKKKPSLSAAEPKPGGVVTKKSKEISNRLAEAKQLK
- the thap12b gene encoding THAP domain containing 12b isoform X2, with product MVCKTSPYRTVLKDTAIPTIFDLTSHLRNPHARHRKRIKELTEEDIRKIKERRLASSVEQLNSKKDAAAEDSTSANEDEPQLSTEEKAFREYLRSLFEVLVMLGKQSIPLVTDKASEAEHRSTNFQALMDYRMNAGDEALKKRFEATAVNTEYLSATQQSQLLDVCENTVREEMLMEVRESRFFSLVTGDLVEFANEKHLPLFLRFVNQQNVLREEFLDFMPFDGDEPALVERLEAQLTDRWGLSMEDCRGQAHKATGTSTTKMKAVAVLLMEKYPLALHMPCSHMALNIHLANSLPFPNVQVVMETLRRIGAFFRTPFTQDELEKAISTHYQKNEEKGTALQQACDSGWTEQHNVFDVLLDMLPPLLLCMDSVWDNSDGKFAEAVAADAYSIAETLADFETIVTVVILKNVLTFTRAFGRNLQAETLDVFFAANSLTAVLHSLNEVNDNIDVYHEFWYEEAVNVANVMEVPEKVPRLFLRKQRAADAGEVQAEAYFKEYVTVPVIHGIMQEVEEMFSDTNLKALKCLSLVPAVMGQMKFNTTEENYADVYRNDLPNPDTLPAELHCWRIKWKHRGKEVRLPTTIHETLQLPDVKFFPNVNSFLKVLSTLPVLKLEGNKSDTASERLHAYLDGTPAKQWNKSLAMLNINTHVKHDLDVMVDKYCRLYAEDDPEAEAESEEVAEEGAAN
- the thap12b gene encoding THAP domain containing 12b isoform X1 translates to MPNFCAAPNCTRKSTQSDLAFFRFPRDPERCRIWVENCRRADLEAKTSDQLNKHYRLCAKHFDPAMVCKTSPYRTVLKDTAIPTIFDLTSHLRNPHARHRKRIKELTEEDIRKIKERRLASSVEQLNSKKDAAAEDSTSANEDEPQLSTEEKAFREYLRSLFEVLVMLGKQSIPLVTDKASEAEHRSTNFQALMDYRMNAGDEALKKRFEATAVNTEYLSATQQSQLLDVCENTVREEMLMEVRESRFFSLVTGDLVEFANEKHLPLFLRFVNQQNVLREEFLDFMPFDGDEPALVERLEAQLTDRWGLSMEDCRGQAHKATGTSTTKMKAVAVLLMEKYPLALHMPCSHMALNIHLANSLPFPNVQVVMETLRRIGAFFRTPFTQDELEKAISTHYQKNEEKGTALQQACDSGWTEQHNVFDVLLDMLPPLLLCMDSVWDNSDGKFAEAVAADAYSIAETLADFETIVTVVILKNVLTFTRAFGRNLQAETLDVFFAANSLTAVLHSLNEVNDNIDVYHEFWYEEAVNVANVMEVPEKVPRLFLRKQRAADAGEVQAEAYFKEYVTVPVIHGIMQEVEEMFSDTNLKALKCLSLVPAVMGQMKFNTTEENYADVYRNDLPNPDTLPAELHCWRIKWKHRGKEVRLPTTIHETLQLPDVKFFPNVNSFLKVLSTLPVLKLEGNKSDTASERLHAYLDGTPAKQWNKSLAMLNINTHVKHDLDVMVDKYCRLYAEDDPEAEAESEEVAEEGAAN
- the map6b gene encoding microtubule-associated protein 6 homolog isoform X2, giving the protein MAWPCITRACCINRFWTELDKADIAVPLVFTKYSDVADVQHLPHHPQPKQKRAGAITIETQPHPGEQEAGKAPPATGAAAGKDGSTASVMRQDFKAWRVRPEPSCKPRNEYQRSPTPFNNETQYQKDYKPWPIPKKHDHPWIPKPSPTATSAGPERSAWSGKVEPTATEAESGVEKSEIEEKMQEKDSKEGAKKGAKREKSTEREAGEKTHMPADASAEQRKGRAAADALNRQIKEVMSTSSSYRTEFKAYKDVKPVKPIKAPSQYKPPVEETSLETSYSATFKGEQVKPHPTDNKVLERRRIRSLYSEPGKEPAKDFSETESSSVLNLL